The sequence gcaatatatatatatatatatatatatatatatatatatatatctttaaatttataaaatataacagatatataaatttataaaaaatatatataatatattacacACATACAAGTTGACTTTCGGCTATAAAACGTACGTGAAGCACTTTCCTGGAAATAAAGAAGAACATATCGCAGAGTGATATCAGAAATGGAAGAGGGAAAGTGTAAGGTGTGCGTGACTGGAGGAGCTGGATATATTGCTTCTGCACTGATCAATAAACTTTTGGGTGAAGGCTATTTTGTACACGCTACTCTCAGGGATCTGGGTATGTTTATAATTATGCATGTATATTCTTGATTTctgggattttttttttattttggaataaaaattttaaaaaattaagaatCTTAAATCTTTATGATTAATGTTGAGTAAAAGTTGAAGGGCTTCAAAGCTAGTGTTCCGAAAGACCAATATGTGTTTCTTGGAGTTTCAGACGCTCATGCATGACTCATCGATCTGTGCAAATCTTGTCCTTATTTGTTTGGTTCTTCTATTATTAAATATCAGTATTCTGTCCGTATGTTCTTGTTTAGATGCAATGACTTGCGTGCATGAAGGAAGAGGTTAAGAGAAGCAATCACCGATCTATCGCTAAGGTAGTGTTCGGGAGAGCTTCTAATTAAAAAGCACTTATCAGCttttccttaacaaaatttcacaattttataaaattttgttaaggaaaGACGATAAGTACTTCCTACAAGCTCTCTCAGACACTACTAAATATTCGTCTTTAGATGCACTTTTAGGTAGTATCTTTAAGCTAGTTTGAAATTTTTCGGTTGGAACAAAAATCCCTCCTCCAGCTAGATGTGACAAAGTTCAATACACCTCTAAATAACATGATGGTGTTTGAATGATCTGTAGAAGATCACTCCAAGGTCGATATCCTAAAGAATTTTGATGGGGCAGACACAAGACTCAAATTATTTAAAGCTGACATATACAGAGCTGAGGAATTTGAGGAAGCAATCCTAGGTTGCGAGTTTGTTTTCCATGTCGCAACGCCTTTGCTCCACTCTGAAGGCCACACGGTATATATGACGCATATTAACTTTTAGACCAGgtgcaaattttttttgttttgtttggaTACTaatcatgatgatgatgaatcTGAATACTGAAACAGTACAAAAACCGGATCGATGCGACTGTGGATTCGGCTAAGAGAATTGCGAGCTTGTGTGTTGGATCGGGAACAGTGAGGAGGCTTATCTACACAGCTTCTGTAACGGCTGCTTCACCATTGAAGGATGTTGAGGGTGCTTATTATAAGGAGTATATGGATGAAAATTGTTGGACCCCTACTCATTTCTCTATCCCTTACACAAGTGATTATATTGAGGTAATCGAcgcaaaatgatttttttttttgtgacgtggaaCCAGCAGCCGCTACTTTCGGTGTGCACTGAGTAAACCCtcgaactaacgcaatagcctgcaaactacgttagtcaggtaaaccacactaggcaaCCTCTGTATGACAAGCTAGTCCAAAAAGAAGACGAGAAGTGGCGTGAGTAAATTATTTAGAAAAATATAACTATATATACAGACATTTAGTAACGTTGAAAAATAACATTTTGTAGGATTATACTAAAGCGAAGACATTGGCTGAGAGAGAGCTTTTAAGCTTTGACAATGGAGAAATGGAGGTGGTGACACTAGCTTGCGGCCTCGTCGGCGGAGAGACTCTGATGCCTCACACGCCCGAAAGCGTAAAGGCAATCTTGGGACTTCTCGTAGACGATGGATTTGCATACCGTGCACTCAAATTTCTAGAAAATTTGCTTGCAAAAGTCCCATTAGCTCACATTGAGGATATAACAAATGCCCTTGTCTTCTGCATGAATGAACATAGTATGAATGGTAGATTCTTGTGCGCAAATGGATACGTTTCGACTGCAGATATGGCCCTATACTGTCAAAAGAAATACCCCGAATTTAGTATTAAAAAAGAGTGAGTGTTTgttggttttttgtttttttaaatattccAATGCCATTGTTCTTGTTTGCACAACATTTTAAGTTTGAATCTTGATTTGTTTTCAGGCACTTGGAATGTCTTAACAGAGACACCAAATGGGGATCTGATCTGCTTGAGAAGAGGGGTTTCGAGTATAAATATGATTGGCGTGTGGTTTTGGATGAAAGCATCAGATGCGCGAAGAAAAATGCAGATGTTTGgatttaaatacataattttaatgaaaaattttacgtttttgtctatatatattttgtaaGTGTTCTTATGATTTTGATAACACGGAGAACCAAAATGGCAAAGACACAAATATAAACAACCAAAATTAGAAGTTTTTCTTATTTCCCTATACATTACATAATGTTATGTACATTATGTTTAATTATCTAAGATTTCTATAACTAAGCATTTATTCCACCTTTaacaataatatatttattatatctattatcttttctattttattaaagttgagGGTTGGTATGTTGATATGATCAACCTCTTTACTTTTATCTTTTaatgtatatttaataataaataccattttatttttatccaATGATAACTCTTAATTTACGAAAATAccacttttataaaattaatttatttatatacaaaaaaacacttttaaaattatactctacttttatttttggtttcctTAAAGAAAAACGAACTGAATACGCACGCAACGCGCGCGCGAGTGCTAGTAGGCCTAGTATTACATTAAGTGTGAGGCCACATCAAATTGGTACGTTGGCGTGACctctttgtttttgttttttttaaataaaattatttaattttttttacaattattttataaaaaaaaatagattataCAAGCACACAACGTGTATTCCAAAATTGACTATAGAAGCACGCAATACGTGCAATTCGGTACTAGTATTATATAATGTTTAAGTGTCTCATAGTaaccatatatatattttggcaTGTCAGTATGACACCGAAATTTATTTTCAATATCATACTCGATATATTTGTTATACGAATATATCTcttgtgagacgggtcaacaGTGTCATATTTACTATAAAAGTATAGtagtttttttttgtgtgtaatGATCAAACGGATCTTTATCCATGATATATACGTACGTGCTAACATATAAGACAAGAGAATTTTTGtgtaaaaagtaattttttttatgggtAATCTAAATAGGAGACATGTCTCACAAAATTAGCCTACGAAACCATTTTAATGAGTTTTTGTGTTGTTATATAACtttgattatatgatcatcTTATATTTAAGAATCTTCgtacctctttttttttttttttctttccaacTTTTTTTCCAATTTCTCCTAAATTTATCTCAAAGCTATTataggatttttaaaaataattttttgttcaaataattaaattatatgagCATGTAGAAACCACCTATCATAACTCATAAGTAGTGGTATTATTTAAGATTTCCTGATTTCCAAACACGTTCATATTTTATTAGTTTGCATGTTTGTCTCGTCTCTACCTGCTACCCTTCATTTATGTTTTTTGCTTTTGTTGTTTTTAGTGAATTCCCCTTTATTTATCCAACTTTCTATTTCTTAATTCCaagacataaaaaaaaataaaaaattgcgcTACAATACTCATAGATCATACAAAAACGACAACCACCACATATTATAAATCCAAAATGTGATTAAGATTTTATAATAGCTAGTTCAAATGATATATTCATCCATATTCTGCACTGAATTATTTTCATGTGATTAATTTGACTTGCAAAACATGACAAAAGGCACGCGAAGATCTGTAGCAGCGAAAATTaaactagctagctagctagcggTCCAACGATATCTTGTGGAagtaacatatatatattaagttattaacTATCGAATAATGCATGTTCTAAAATCAATTTTAGGTGTAATTATGCTTTAAAAATATGGTTTACTTGTCATTATACACGCAAATCATGAGATGGACACTacctaattttaattaaattttattaattatgtcCATATCCTATACTAATTTAATTCATCTGCATTTGTTTGTTTCCAGttgttttcaaaatatttgaacACTTTAATATTTTAACTCAACCAATCTCCACATTGACGGCCAACACGTCCCTTTCAGTTATCGTTataaccaaaaatctccaattagacaaatatattttatcatgtttttctgTATCGTTCCAATTTTATCGGATGTCATGAAAGACGATTaaggaaaatattttattatgattttatgGACATTGAACCATTCAAATTTTGAGATGGCTACAGTATTTCCAAAGCCTAGGAAAAGAACAAGGAGAACATGCCAGTTTTCGTTAGGAGTGTCATACCGTATCGTATCGTACAATATCGAAAAATGCATACCGTATATCATACCGAAAATTAtggtataaaaaaattttataccgATACTGTACCGAAgatttcggtataccgattttcgatataccgaaaatttcggtatctATAACTAGCATACCGATTATACCGAAAATTTACGGTATACCGAGATTTCGGTATGATTGCGGTATATACCGttttataccgaaaaaaaaaaccttatattttttaaaattttaaaatttattgtttaaaatattatatatttttaatttttatataagatTTCGGTATATCGGTATACCGGTATATAACAaagttttcaaatttcatactgttaccgtaccgaaaaatttGGTATCGTTACCATACCGTACCGATATTTTGGTATACCAAAAATTCGATAAAATCTATATTTTTTCGATACGGTAAcctcggtataccgaaaattcagTATTTTTTCTCACCCCTAGTTTTCACAAGGATTCTATGCATCATATATTTTGATGATGATACATATATATTGTGATGATAGAATCCGCTACTCTTCGATGTATACGGGTTAAACCCTCGAACTAACACTATAGTCCACAAATCGCATTATCAAGTAAATCGCACTGAGATTCTGTGCAAGAAGCTCACTTAAAAAAATGTTAATTAAGGAAATCAAACTTTTGACCATTTGTCGAGCGTTTACCTGTTTCATCAATTCAAACTTATATACTTAGAAGAGAGTAACTCCTGAATCCTGATATTCAGGCACACAAAAAGCCTAGTACTGTGAGAAACTTGTCTGTTAATATCTTGTATTTTCCAATCCTAGTACATGTCTCCAGTTTTTCTTCTGTCGTGGTTTTAGCtaataattttcataaaatttaaaaatattttctaacttTGTCTTTGGCATTACTTGTAAAATAATCCAATCTATCCAATCAACTgtttgatttaaatttatgcattgattattatcttaaatcaatcaaatatgTAAATACAAACTTGCAGCATTatctttcatatatatatatttgtttatttatttgtattgattattaaaaagagtaaatttttaatttacaatCTTA comes from Henckelia pumila isolate YLH828 chromosome 4, ASM3356847v2, whole genome shotgun sequence and encodes:
- the LOC140867363 gene encoding NADPH HC-toxin reductase 1-like; its protein translation is MEEGKCKVCVTGGAGYIASALINKLLGEGYFVHATLRDLEDHSKVDILKNFDGADTRLKLFKADIYRAEEFEEAILGCEFVFHVATPLLHSEGHTYKNRIDATVDSAKRIASLCVGSGTVRRLIYTASVTAASPLKDVEGAYYKEYMDENCWTPTHFSIPYTSDYIEDYTKAKTLAERELLSFDNGEMEVVTLACGLVGGETLMPHTPESVKAILGLLVDDGFAYRALKFLENLLAKVPLAHIEDITNALVFCMNEHSMNGRFLCANGYVSTADMALYCQKKYPEFSIKKEHLECLNRDTKWGSDLLEKRGFEYKYDWRVVLDESIRCAKKNADVWI